The uncultured Desulfuromusa sp. genome has a segment encoding these proteins:
- a CDS encoding glycosyltransferase family 4 protein, with translation MKFLLIAGYPDSLLNFRGQLLDALRLTNLQVHVAAPGLKHGSIRNALELRGVVVHDIFLQRTGLNPVQDVFSLFHLWKLMRDIQPDYVLGYTIKPVIYGSLAAFMARVPYRYALITGLGYAFSDTDQKMTRCLMRSLAQYLYATALKRTLKVFFQNPDDEALFRSLGILKPDALSCVVNGSGVDVASFNVAPLPMKYIRFLLIARLLGDKGVREYAEAARRVRILYPQVIFGLIGWLDENPDSIAQSELDSWVNDGILEFHGKLSDVRPEIGECSVYVLPSYREGTPRTVLEAMAMGRPIITTDAPGCRETVIDGDNGFLVPVKSVDGLVEAMEKFISQPDLIEQMGKRSRVIAEEKYDVYKVNAFMLKEMGIH, from the coding sequence ATGAAGTTTTTGCTTATTGCTGGTTATCCAGATTCTCTTTTGAATTTTCGTGGCCAGCTGCTTGATGCCCTGCGTTTAACCAACCTACAAGTTCATGTGGCAGCACCAGGGTTAAAGCACGGTTCAATTCGGAATGCTTTGGAATTGAGGGGAGTTGTGGTTCATGATATCTTCTTACAGCGAACAGGATTGAATCCCGTCCAAGATGTGTTTTCGTTGTTTCACCTCTGGAAATTGATGCGAGATATTCAACCTGACTATGTTTTGGGATATACCATAAAGCCAGTTATCTATGGTTCTTTAGCTGCTTTTATGGCACGTGTTCCTTACCGCTATGCTCTGATAACTGGGCTAGGATATGCTTTTTCTGATACAGACCAGAAGATGACTCGGTGTTTAATGCGTTCTTTGGCTCAGTATTTATATGCCACAGCCTTGAAACGGACTCTAAAAGTGTTCTTTCAAAATCCGGATGATGAGGCTTTGTTTCGTTCTCTTGGAATACTTAAACCTGATGCGCTTTCATGTGTTGTAAATGGTTCTGGTGTTGATGTCGCTTCGTTTAATGTTGCTCCGCTACCAATGAAATATATTCGGTTTCTTCTTATTGCGCGTTTGTTGGGTGATAAGGGAGTGAGGGAGTATGCCGAGGCAGCTCGACGGGTGCGTATTTTGTACCCTCAAGTTATCTTTGGTTTGATTGGATGGCTTGATGAGAACCCGGACTCTATTGCCCAAAGTGAACTGGATAGTTGGGTTAATGATGGTATATTAGAGTTCCACGGCAAGTTAAGTGATGTACGCCCAGAAATTGGTGAGTGCAGCGTTTATGTGTTGCCATCCTATCGTGAGGGGACACCACGAACGGTGTTGGAGGCGATGGCAATGGGGAGACCTATTATTACGACAGATGCACCTGGTTGCCGTGAAACGGTTATTGATGGTGATAATGGTTTTTTGGTGCCAGTTAAATCTGTTGACGGTTTAGTGGAGGCGATGGAAAAATTTATTAGCCAACCTGACTTGATCGAACAAATGGGGAAACGGTCCAGAGTTATTGCTGAAGAAAAATATGATGTGTATAAGGTCAATGCTTTTATGTTGAAAGAGATGGGGATTCACTGA
- the wecB gene encoding UDP-N-acetylglucosamine 2-epimerase (non-hydrolyzing) produces MKKIKVMSVVGTRPEIIRLSRVLAKLDLYADHILVHTGQNYDFELNEVFFQELGIRKPDHFLSAAGKNAAETIGNTIIKLDPILEQEKPEALLVLGDTNSCLSAIPAKRRQIPIFHMEAGNRCFDQRVPEETNRKIVDHTADINLTYSDIAREYLLREGLPPDRIIKTGSPMFEVLTHYAPKIDGSDVLSRLDLTQGEYFVVSAHREENIESDRCFNKLVIILNSVAERYGKRIIVSTHPRTRNRVERMGVDFHEKVELLKPLGLCDYVHLQKHALVVLSDSGTINEESSILNFPALNIREAHERPEGMEEAAVMLVGLELDRILQGLYILKDQSRGDGRLLRQVADYSMPNVSDKVLRIILSYTDYVNRVVWKKY; encoded by the coding sequence ATGAAAAAAATAAAAGTCATGTCGGTGGTTGGTACTCGACCTGAGATTATTCGACTTTCTCGGGTATTGGCTAAACTTGACCTGTATGCCGACCACATCCTGGTGCATACTGGGCAGAATTACGATTTTGAACTGAACGAAGTTTTTTTTCAGGAGTTGGGAATTCGTAAACCCGATCACTTTTTAAGTGCCGCTGGGAAAAATGCAGCCGAGACTATCGGCAACACCATTATTAAGCTCGATCCGATATTGGAACAGGAAAAACCTGAGGCTTTGTTGGTATTGGGTGACACAAATAGCTGTTTGTCCGCGATTCCGGCCAAACGTCGTCAAATTCCTATCTTTCATATGGAAGCTGGCAATCGCTGCTTTGATCAACGGGTTCCAGAGGAGACCAATCGTAAAATTGTCGACCACACCGCAGACATTAATCTGACTTATAGCGACATTGCCCGTGAGTATCTTCTGCGTGAAGGACTACCGCCGGATCGAATTATTAAGACTGGCAGTCCAATGTTTGAAGTGTTGACTCACTACGCTCCAAAGATCGATGGGTCCGATGTGCTTTCGCGTTTAGATCTTACGCAGGGTGAGTATTTTGTGGTTAGTGCACATCGCGAAGAAAACATAGAATCAGACCGTTGTTTTAACAAGCTGGTTATTATTTTAAATTCTGTCGCCGAACGCTATGGCAAGCGGATTATCGTTTCGACTCACCCGCGAACCCGCAACCGTGTCGAGCGGATGGGCGTCGACTTTCATGAGAAGGTTGAATTGTTGAAGCCTCTTGGCTTGTGTGATTATGTGCACCTACAGAAACATGCCTTGGTGGTATTGTCTGATAGTGGGACAATCAATGAAGAATCGTCAATTCTTAATTTTCCGGCTCTAAACATCCGCGAGGCTCATGAGCGCCCCGAAGGTATGGAGGAAGCGGCAGTGATGCTGGTTGGTCTTGAACTTGACCGCATTCTCCAGGGACTATATATCCTCAAGGATCAATCGCGTGGAGATGGCCGTCTATTGCGGCAGGTTGCGGATTATTCAATGCCGAATGTTTCTGATAAGGTTCTGCGGATTATTCTGAGTTATACCGATTATGTGAATCGGGTGGTATGGAAGAAGTACTAA
- a CDS encoding capsular polysaccharide biosynthesis protein CapF — protein MKNVLVTGAAGFVGKNLVETLRLRDDVALTTFDVNDDRAVLDVALQKADFIYHLAGVNRPQHEVEFQTGNVSLTEEIVGLLQEQGRAVPVVLCSSTQAALDNPYGASKRQAEEAVFAYGKVTQSPVFVFRLPNLFGKWCRPNYNSAVATFCNNVANELPIQVNDPNVTMSLAYIDDVVAAFLNVLNGDAVFDNTFAVVEPVHTIKLGEIVELLKSFKESRVTLGLPDFSDPIAKKLYSTYLSYLPTDGFSYPLKMNVDERGSFTEFIRTPNRGQVSVNISKPGITKGNHWHHTKNEKFLVVSGSGVIRFRRIGTEEIIEYAVSGKKLEVVDIPVGYTHNISNTGDVDMVTVMWVNEAFDPENPDTYFQLV, from the coding sequence ATGAAGAACGTTCTAGTAACCGGCGCTGCTGGTTTTGTCGGAAAAAACCTGGTTGAAACGTTGCGGCTTCGTGATGATGTTGCGTTAACAACTTTTGATGTCAACGATGATCGCGCGGTGTTGGATGTCGCTTTGCAGAAGGCCGATTTCATTTATCATTTGGCTGGAGTCAATCGACCACAGCATGAGGTGGAATTCCAAACCGGAAATGTTAGTCTGACTGAGGAGATTGTCGGGCTTTTGCAGGAACAAGGGCGAGCGGTACCGGTCGTCCTGTGTTCTTCGACCCAGGCGGCTCTCGACAATCCTTATGGAGCGAGTAAACGTCAGGCTGAAGAGGCGGTGTTTGCCTATGGAAAGGTAACACAGTCTCCAGTGTTTGTATTTCGATTACCTAATCTGTTCGGAAAATGGTGCCGACCCAATTATAATAGTGCTGTTGCAACATTTTGTAACAATGTCGCTAATGAACTTCCGATCCAGGTGAATGATCCAAATGTAACCATGAGCCTTGCTTACATTGATGATGTTGTCGCTGCCTTCCTTAATGTGTTAAACGGCGATGCCGTATTTGATAATACTTTTGCCGTCGTTGAGCCTGTCCACACAATTAAGTTGGGTGAGATTGTAGAATTATTGAAAAGCTTCAAGGAAAGCCGTGTGACTCTAGGCCTTCCGGATTTTTCTGATCCCATAGCCAAGAAACTCTACAGTACTTACCTGAGCTATTTACCGACTGATGGCTTCAGTTACCCGTTAAAAATGAATGTCGATGAGCGTGGTTCATTCACCGAGTTTATTCGTACACCTAACCGTGGCCAGGTGTCGGTAAATATCTCCAAGCCCGGCATAACAAAAGGCAACCATTGGCATCATACCAAGAACGAAAAATTTCTGGTGGTCAGCGGCAGCGGTGTGATCCGTTTTCGTAGAATAGGTACAGAAGAAATTATTGAATATGCTGTCTCTGGGAAAAAACTCGAAGTCGTTGATATCCCTGTCGGTTACACACATAACATCAGCAATACTGGCGATGTTGATATGGTGACAGTGATGTGGGTGAATGAAGCCTTCGATCCCGAGAATCCAGATACTTATTTTCAGTTGGTATAA
- a CDS encoding polysaccharide biosynthesis protein yields the protein MFKSKTILITGGTGSFGNAVLRRFLDTDIKEIRVFSRDEKKQEDMRINLANAKVKFYIGNVRDYDSILPAMENVDYVFQAAALKQVPSCEFYPLEAVKTNVLGTENVLNAAIAKGVERVIALSTDKAVYPINAMGISKAMMEKIVVAKSRFADPTKTTLNCTRYGNVMASRGSVIPLFIKLIKEGKPLTVTDPNMTRFLMSLDDAVDLVLYAYEHGQQGDTFVQKAPASTIADLAQALLELFNSKNEIKVIGTRHGEKLYESLMTREEMAHAEDLGGYYRIPADNRDLNYNKYFVEGQQDLAQFEDYHSHNTQRLSIEQIKEKLLSLDYVQRELTGLATDVRPR from the coding sequence ATGTTTAAAAGTAAAACTATTCTTATCACCGGCGGAACGGGTTCTTTTGGTAATGCCGTTCTGCGCCGCTTTCTTGATACCGATATTAAAGAAATTCGTGTTTTCAGCCGTGACGAAAAAAAACAGGAGGATATGCGTATCAATTTGGCTAACGCCAAGGTCAAGTTCTATATTGGAAATGTGCGTGATTATGACAGTATTCTTCCCGCTATGGAAAATGTTGATTATGTTTTTCAAGCAGCTGCATTGAAGCAAGTTCCTTCCTGTGAATTCTACCCGTTAGAAGCCGTCAAGACTAATGTTCTCGGCACTGAAAATGTTCTCAATGCTGCAATTGCTAAAGGTGTTGAACGGGTCATTGCCTTAAGCACCGACAAGGCTGTTTATCCCATCAATGCAATGGGGATTTCCAAAGCAATGATGGAGAAGATAGTTGTTGCTAAGTCACGTTTTGCCGATCCGACGAAAACAACTCTCAACTGCACGCGGTACGGTAATGTCATGGCTTCTCGCGGTTCTGTTATCCCTTTGTTTATCAAGTTAATTAAAGAAGGAAAGCCTTTAACGGTTACTGATCCCAACATGACCCGTTTCCTTATGTCGCTGGATGATGCAGTTGATCTCGTTTTATACGCCTATGAGCACGGTCAGCAGGGGGATACGTTTGTGCAGAAAGCACCGGCTTCAACTATTGCTGACTTGGCTCAGGCGCTACTGGAGCTTTTCAACTCCAAAAATGAAATCAAGGTCATTGGTACCCGCCATGGCGAAAAGCTCTATGAGTCGCTGATGACACGCGAGGAAATGGCCCATGCCGAAGATCTTGGCGGTTATTATCGGATACCAGCAGATAACCGTGATCTCAATTACAATAAATATTTTGTGGAGGGGCAGCAGGATCTCGCCCAATTTGAAGACTATCATTCACATAACACCCAGCGTCTGAGCATCGAACAGATCAAGGAAAAGCTCTTGTCCCTTGATTATGTCCAGCGTGAACTCACAGGTTTGGCAACGGACGTGCGCCCCCGTTAA
- a CDS encoding glycosyltransferase, with protein MKFDFTKPYIAYVGHMLFPWGQAASRRVYGNAMSFVASGHNVTVVSGSAHPAELTQLEILENGCSLSHVGLRVSPTQNDTPLQKAIKLLFAASRHTLDWLETQPTRPTHIVLYGGYTPYMMRLLPWCRRNNVSLIADVVEWHSASQFTGGAFGLSALNVNIAMRYLYPRCDGIITISSYLSRYYKKRGCPIAQVPPTVDMDTLSSSEGFRIRESKYLTLIYAGSPKNKDLLRPIIDGMKIVDPNFARVRLIVLGPSEEDVSNMCCDGEAIPPSVLVKGRIPQEEVAEILQSADFSVLLRPPLRYADAGFSTKFVESLVNGIPVIANLTGDMGMYLNDGGEGFVCQGYSAEAFAEVLGLALTLSPEGLLQMRLNAHSQAKRSFDYRQYSDVLAELIEITHK; from the coding sequence ATGAAATTTGACTTTACAAAACCATATATTGCTTATGTTGGTCATATGTTATTTCCGTGGGGACAGGCCGCTTCGCGAAGAGTTTATGGAAACGCAATGTCTTTTGTTGCTTCTGGTCATAATGTCACCGTTGTAAGCGGTAGTGCGCACCCTGCCGAGCTTACTCAACTAGAGATTCTTGAGAATGGTTGTTCCCTCTCGCATGTTGGTCTAAGAGTTTCACCAACGCAAAATGACACGCCACTACAAAAAGCTATAAAATTGTTGTTTGCTGCCAGTCGGCATACTCTCGATTGGTTGGAAACGCAACCAACTAGGCCTACTCATATTGTTCTATATGGGGGGTATACTCCGTACATGATGCGTTTGTTGCCTTGGTGCAGGCGGAATAATGTTTCTTTGATTGCTGATGTTGTGGAGTGGCATAGCGCTAGTCAATTCACTGGGGGGGCTTTCGGATTGTCCGCGTTAAATGTAAACATTGCAATGCGTTATTTATACCCGAGGTGTGATGGAATAATCACTATCAGCTCATATCTCTCACGCTATTATAAAAAACGTGGGTGCCCAATTGCTCAAGTTCCTCCAACAGTTGATATGGATACTTTGTCTTCATCCGAAGGTTTCAGAATTCGTGAATCAAAGTACTTAACTTTGATTTATGCTGGTAGCCCTAAAAATAAAGATTTGCTACGCCCGATCATTGATGGAATGAAAATCGTTGATCCCAATTTTGCGAGGGTCCGCTTGATCGTGTTAGGCCCATCAGAAGAAGATGTTAGCAACATGTGTTGCGATGGTGAAGCCATCCCACCATCGGTTCTGGTGAAGGGCCGAATCCCCCAGGAAGAGGTCGCTGAGATATTGCAAAGTGCTGACTTTAGTGTACTACTGCGCCCGCCTTTGCGTTATGCTGATGCAGGGTTTTCCACCAAGTTTGTCGAGAGTTTGGTGAATGGTATCCCTGTTATTGCGAATCTCACGGGCGATATGGGAATGTATTTGAATGATGGGGGTGAGGGCTTTGTCTGCCAAGGTTATTCAGCTGAGGCTTTTGCTGAGGTTCTCGGTCTTGCGTTGACATTGTCTCCTGAAGGTCTTTTGCAAATGCGTCTAAATGCACACTCTCAAGCTAAGCGCTCATTTGATTATCGTCAATATTCTGATGTTTTGGCGGAATTGATTGAAATTACACATAAGTAA